In one Alnus glutinosa chromosome 12, dhAlnGlut1.1, whole genome shotgun sequence genomic region, the following are encoded:
- the LOC133851115 gene encoding UDP-glycosyltransferase 91A1-like has protein sequence MAVASMASDEKKLHIAMFPWLAFGHMMPYLELAKLIASKGHRISFISTPRNIDRLPKIPPNLAPIINLVKLPLPHVDNLPDNAEATIDVPLNVVPYLKKAYDALQESTTCFLEDSRPDWILYDIAPFWLPAIARNLGIPTAFFSIFTAAGLGFLGTKETLAERKTPEDFTVPPRWVPFNTTVSFRLFEILKVLDQGVTGVEEDASEMHRFGEVLQGCDVMAVRSCAEFEPEWLRLLEDIHRKPVLPVGQLPPTAYDSEDDSDTWRWMKAWLDRQSKGSVVYVAFGSEAKPSQTELTEIALGLEQSEVPFFWVLRTRKGPADTEVIELPEGFEERTKERGVVCTSWAPQLKILAHDSVGGFLSHSGWSSVVEALLFERPLILLTFFADQGINAKVLNEKKIGYLIPRNEEDGSFTRDSVAESLRLVIVEEEGKKYREKAKEMKGLFGDREAQDRYVDSFLGYLETHRQPQKVE, from the coding sequence ATGGCTGTCGCGTCCATGGCCAGTGACGAGAAGAAGCTTCACATAGCCATGTTCCCATGGTTAGCCTTTGGCCACATGATGCCATACCTAGAGCTCGCCAAGCTCATTGCTTCAAAGGGTCATCGTATCTCCTTCATATCCACACCTCGGAACATCGATCGTCTCCCGAAAATCCCTCCAAATTTAGCTCCCATCATAAACCTCGTCAAGCTTCCACTGCCCCACGTGGACAACCTCCCGGACAATGCCGAGGCCACCATAGATGTCCCATTGAACGTCGTCCCGTACCTCAAGAAGGCTTACGATGCTCTCCAAGAGTCCACGACTTGCTTCCTCGAAGATTCACGTCCAGACTGGATTCTCTATGACATTGCTCCTTTCTGGCTACCGGCTATAGCCCGAAACCTTGGCATCCCGACCGCCTTCTTCAGTATATTCACTGCGGCCGGTTTGGGCTTCCTAGGGACGAAAGAAACACTGGCTGAGCGCAAGACCCCCGAGGACTTTACTGTCCCACCCCGCTGGGTCCCATTCAATACAACGGTGTCGTTTCGGCTCTTCgagattttgaaagttttagACCAAGGCGTGACCGGCGTCGAGGAAGACGCTTCCGAAATGCATCGTTTCGGAGAAGTGCTTCAAGGCTGCGACGTAATGGCTGTGAGAAGCTGCGCGGAGTTTGAGCCAGAGTGGCTACGCCTTTTGGAGGATATCCACCGGAAACCGGTTCTCCCAGTGGGTCAACTTCCCCCCACGGCATACGACAGCGAAGATGACAGCGACACGTGGCGGTGGATGAAAGCTTGGTTGGACAGGCAATCCAAGGGGTCCGTAGTGTACGTAGCGTTCGGGAGCGAGGCGAAACCGAGTCAAACCGAACTCACAGAGATAGCTCTTGGGTTGGAACAGTCCGAGGTACCGTTCTTCTGGGTGCTAAGAACTCGAAAGGGGCCAGCTGATACTGAGGTGATCGAGTTACCGGAGGGGTTCGAGGAACGAACCAAAGAACGAGGGGTTGTGTGCACGAGTTGGGCACCGCAGCTGAAGATTTTGGCTCACGACTCAGTAGGTGGATTCTTGTCTCACTCCGGGTGGAGCTCGGTGGTGGAGGCTCTTCTGTTTGAGAGACCTCTCATACTGTTGACCTTCTTTGCAGACCAAGGGATTAACGCTAAGGTTTTGAATGAGAAAAAGATTGGGTATTTGATTCCGAGAAACGAGGAGGATGGGTCGTTTACGAGGGATTCGGTGGCCGAGTCGCTGAGGCTGGTGATAGTGGAGGAAGAGGGGAAGAAGTACAGGGAGAAGGCCAAGGAGATGAAGGGGTTGTTTGGAGACAGGGAAGCTCAGGACCGGTACGTGGATAGTTTCCTTGGTTACCTGGAAACCCATCGACAACCTCAGAAGGTTGAATAA